TCCTCTGTTGAAGTGAACACCAACCCAACGAGAACCTCCCTCAAATGTAACGTGAAAAGTTTCCTGATGATATTATTTGACCACAAGCTAAGAGACTTCAATATGTGCATGCTCTATTCAACTACGGTTTTATTGTGCTTTGTAGATAAATTGAATCTAACGGCTTCCGGACACATCAAACGCAAACAATCGATTTATGACACTTCGTTGATCAAACCGAGCATCTAGCACGGGCCGGATAATCGCACCGATTGTTCTTAGCGTCAAATTCCAGCCCCGACGGGCAGCTCATCTCATATGCGATTCCGTTGAAGCACTTCTGGAACTTCACGCAACTGGTTGCGCTCGGCAAGTGTACAGGCTTGGCCGGATCGTCATCACGTGGGCATCGTGCATCAAAACGCATAATGAGTTTTTCGTACTTACCCACGACTtcctcatcatcgtcatcgttaGTTCCGTAGTACGTCTGCGGTCTTTGGTTGTACATAGGTTCGACTACCGGTGGACGTTGTTGTGGTTGAGGTTTTGGCATAACTGGAGCTTGCTGTGGTTTGTACGGCGTTTCCCAGGCAGTCGATGGCAAACGGTTCTGCTGGTACATTGGCTCTTCCGGTATTTGCTCCATCGGATGGTTTGGACGCGGTTGTGATGGTATACGAATTTCCTGTTGCTGGGCGGGCGGGTCAAAGGGTTTAAGTTTCACAACGATAGGTTCGCGATCATCCTGCTGGGATGGCAATGAATAGATGGACTGACTTTCTCCCACACGCGTATCTGATCCAACTTGTTGTACAGAGGTTTGAAGGCCTTCCGTCGGGTTCTGCTGATACGAATACCATGATTCCTGCGACTTCAACGGGTAGTAGCCCGTGTTACTAAGCGGAGTTTGGTCAACCCGATCCTCtggttgattggttggttCCCTCACTTTGTTAGGCATCTCTGCAGGTTTCGATGGCTGCTGTGTAGGTTGTTGATTTGCAGGCTCTACAAAAGATGGGCTGGGCTGATACAATTCGACTACAGGACGCGATGGGTATGGATTAAAGCTTTGCTGTACCTCTTGAGGACGCGTTGGAGAAGAGTTTTGCTGCACGTATTCAGGATTTGATGAGAATGGCTCCACATTTGGTTCCACATTTGGCTGGTTGGTTTCCGGCTTAAGTTGGTTAGACGGCATGTGGATTTCAGCTTCAGGTTTAGGTTGATTCAAATCCGTTCTAAATGGTTGATATTTTTCTGGAGTTTGGAACTGTGGTTGATCAGGTTTAACCTCAACTTCAGGTTTTGGTTGATATAAATCCGTCCTGTATGGTTGGTACTTTTCTTGCGCTTCGAACTGTGATTGATAACTGTTTAGTTGAGGGGTTTCGGGCTTAGTCTCAATTTCAGGTTGACTCCAATCCATTCTATACAGTTGAAACTTTTCTGGAGTTTGGAACTGTGGTTGATAATTGTTTAGTTGAGGAGTGTCAGGTTGAACTTCAACTTCAGGTTTAGGTATATACAAATCCGTCCTATATGGTTGATACATTTCTGGAGTTTGGAACTGTAGTTGATAATTGTTTAGCTGTGAATTATCGGGCTTCGCCTCAACTTCAGGTTTGGGTTGATAAAACTCCGTCCTATATGGTTGATACATTTCTGGAATTTGGAACTGTGATaattgataattgtttggctgTGCATTATCAGGCCTAACCTCAACTTCAGGTTTGGGTTGATAAAATTCCGTTCTAAATGTTAGATACTTGTCTGGAGTTTGGACCTGGGGTTGATAATTGTTTAACTGTGAATTATCGGGCTTAACCTCAACTTCAGGATTAGGTTGATACAAATCCGTCCTAAACAGTTGATACTTTTCTGGAGTTTGAAACTGTGGTTGATAATTGTTTAGTTGAGGAGTTTCAGGTTGAACTTCAACTTCAGGTTTGGGTTGATAAAACTCCGTCCTGTATGGTTGATACTGTGCTTGAGGTTGGAACTGTGGTTGATAATTGTTTAGCTGTAAATTATCGGACCTAACCTCAACTTCAGGTTTAGGTTGATACAAATTCGTCCTATATGGTTGATACTTTTCTTGAGTTTGGAACTGTggttgataattgtttggctgTGAATTATCAGGCTTAACCTCAACTTCAGGTTGATTCAAATCCGTCCTATATGGTTGATACATTTCTGGAGTTTGGACCTGAGGTTGATAATTGTTTAGCTGTGAATTATCGGGCTTAGCCTCAACTTCAGAATTAGGTTGATACAAATCCGTCCAATACAGTTGATACTTTTCTGGAGTTTGGATTTGGGGTTGATAATTGTTTGACTGTGCGTTTTCGGGCTTAGCCTGAACTTCAGGATTAGATTGATATGAATCCGTTTTGTATGGTTGATACTGTGCTTGAGTTTGGAACTGTggttgataattgtttggctgAGAGTTTTCGGGCTTAGGGTCCCAATTCCATCCCTGTTTACCATCTACCTCGTACCGTTCGGGCTCAGAATGTGCTTGGGGCTTCAGCGAGATTAAAGGTTTTTTataatgctgctgctgctgttggttcatCCTTGCCGTATCTGGCAGGTTCCATCCGTCGTTCCCTTGACTTGGAATGAAGCTGTCTAATGGAGGACGCTCTTCACGAACCAATAGAGCTGCATTCGGTGCTTCCTGTGGGTGTTGCTGATTTTCCATCCACTCCTGATTCGTTGGTCCGAAGCGCTGCGGATAGTATGGTTCCGGTACTATCCAGGGCTGTTTATTTCCCGCTTGAAATTGACCAAGATGTGATTCTTCGTTAGCGTACGGTGGAGACTGCTGTCTACCTTTATCTACTACCCAAAGTGGGCGATCAAGATACGTGGCATCAAGGATGGTAACGAGATACACTATCACCACTAGGGTGATAGGTGTTGCTACGTTCATAGTGACACCTAAAAACCAAAACGCGTAggcaagaaaatgaagaaataaattaaaaacttttacaGCTAATGCACAGCATAACCATTAGTGGGGCACTTTTTTACCTTTCATAATACGTAATGCAACCTACGTAATAGCACTGCAACCTTTGTTGCATTTGAAGGGAAATCATTTGCATTTTATAACCTCACTGAAGGCCTCAAATGTCCTAACGATAGAAATGTGGGCAGATCTTAGCTTATCTTATCGCGGTTAGTGCGGTTATTcgcaaatttgaaaatttttccTAGAATTGAGTACAAAAAACATAGTGTTTTAATGGATATTTCAGGTCATGGGTAatgcaaaatttttgtatacGAATGTTCGACACCACAATGCTCTTATCGGTCGTATCGCGTGCAAAAGTAGCCCAAAATTAGATACTAGAAACACTCTGCTACCGGAACTTGTGGAATTGCACTTCCAAGCTCCACATTTGCTCTTGATCGTATGCACGATATTGTTATTGATTCTACCACTGAAGACAGGTGAATGAGGCATTCGATCGTCAGGTGTGTTTGTTATATGGTTCTAGTATTCTAAAAGAATTTTCTGAAAGTGTCGAacgattattatttatttttttccaaaaccaATAGTTTGAATTACTGGTTAGCACAATATAAATTCTTACGGGAAATCATACTGCTCGTCTACATGTGGGCAACTAATGCCAAAATgaatagtttttgtttcaaatgaaCTGTTTACAAGTGTTGCCATCTTAGGCGACTCAGGCGACTCACACTCAGTCCCACTACAATAAACCAACAGATCGTGTCCAGGATCGTCTAAGTGTTATTACATTGCCATGGGTTGATTTAACATCAGTTAACACAATTATACGTGAACGTTTTCCACTGATCACGAAAGTAATTCCGCGAACTAAGTTCGCTGAATGTATGAAATAATCGAAATGAAGTAATCATAGGTTCGTACATAATGGCCCGCGATAAAGAACAGCCGACAGGTTCGCGGTACAGCAAAATACATTCTAATTAATAAGGTTCATCaacgaagaaaaaattaaaacacccTGTTAAAAGTCGTATAAATAGGCAAGAAGTTCACCTTTCTCAACATCGTATTCCACTAGTACTACCGCACATCAGTACACGGTAACTTCCCTGACGAACTTAAAATGAAAGGTAACGTGTTTAGTAGTTTAGTAGCTGCAGCAGTGTCAAATAGTCGGAGATATTTTATAATTCATGATTTGATTATTGTGCATTTTATCGTTCTATACTTCTCAGCCATCATCGCGTTGTGCCTCATTGCTGGAGTTTCGGCCCGGTACGCCTACAACAACCAATATGAAATTGGAATTCCGCAAAACTACTACGCCAGCCAGCAGTACAATGGCTACTACAGCAATGGCCAGTACAACAATGCCCAGTACAACAATGGTCAGTACAACCGTGAACAGTACAACCGTGAGCAGCACAGCAATGTGCAGACTGGACCGACCGAGGCAATCCCTGATTCTCGCTGCCCGCGTACCGATGACCTGAAGCACCCGGTCCATCTGCCATACGCCGGTGACTGCAGCAAGTTCCTGAAGTGTACCGGAGGAATGGGATTCGCCATGAGCTGCCCTGGTGGACTGGAGTTCAGTGCACGCACGAACCGTTGCGACTATCCCGCAGTTGCTCAGTGCAGCGTAGAACCATCAGAATGAAGCCCAGCTACTTTCGATCGAAGAATTGGAGAATacgacacagaaaaaaaagctaaacGAACGATTTGAAATGCATCAAAAGCCATAGAGACCAATATTTGGTATTCTTACTTTTtccaacaaataaaacaccttCATAATGCCAATCTTATTTTGTGCCTTTTATTACAGTGTatgtaaaaatattgtttgataATGTTATCTTTAATTGATTAACTAACATGAAATATAATTATACTGTGCAGCCTTAGAACTATTCCTTCGAAAACTTAACACACATGATCTTATCATTTTTAACACAATTAAAAGAATGTGACATTTGATTGCATGAAAATAATGTGGCATAGTCGGCAAAATCGTATCATAAATATATTACATCTGACAAATCTCATATTTCAGGTCTTGTAGATATGGCATACTTATAGGCGCACCTGCCTATTACACTAGCTACTAGATCGTCACCAATAATCGAAATTGTAATTCGCTTCGTGTCGGCAGAGCACATCTACAGAAACATCTTCAATATTCTAATAGTTTTGGAGAAGGGAGAGTTCATTAAGCGGATGTCTGATTCTGGCCATCGGAATGTTTTAAGCTTAAGATCAATCTCCGTAAAACCGTAGAACCTCAAACCGGAATCAGAAGACAGGCAGTGTGCTCACCTCTTCCCATGTAATGGGCTGGAAAGACGATGCAACATTCCAAAAGACCTAAAAAAAAGTTCTGATTGGACGAGGCATGACATAGAGCAGACATATTTTACTCTAATGTGTTGTAAATTTTGAATGATTGAAATCCAAATTAGTTTGCACAATTATTTTTACCATTGTTAGAACCGTCCATCCGATAAAAGTCACTTTTTAAAGCATACTTTAGCGATATATTAGTGTGTTTGCTTGCAAAGCTTTGATTCTGACGCATacaatatataaatattgtaATAATATTTACGTTGGGGCAACGTACGTAACTGTACAAAACCTTTATTCACTCACATACACCTCTGACACGTGGACGTTCTGTCAAAACTAACAAAATCCTCACAGTCGCGTTAGGAGGAAGTTGCTCAGAATGATGTTTGGCCCCGTAATTCCTTGAAATTTCGCGACACGGAACTTTCCAACAACTAAAGACAATAATTTGTCGTCTGTAGTACAGTCGGTGCGATTGTGCAACATCCGGAAGTCAGAAGACATGGTACGGCAtacgcacacaaacagcaaacggCAACATCTAACAGGGAAGACATGCGTTGGAggcatcgattttttttctttcttggaaATACCGATAACGTGCTTTAGAAGATACGATACTGTCGATAGCGGCGTAAAAGCGTGCGATGGTCAACGAAGCTGCTTCTAATTACTGTGTGCAACTTATCAATTAGGCAAATTACTTTCAAACTTCCGTATATAAGCATCGCGCCAAACACGGACTAAGCATCATTTGGTTCCAAGCAAGTTCCAACGTTAACTGGCCCAAGCGTATCCCCTGGAACATAGCATCACCAACAATGAAGGGTAAGCAAAGACTGTAGTACTGTGGGCAAACGGACAGTGCCTAGTACCGTAGCTAatgttcattttcctttttccaccaGTCTTCGTCGTTGTCGCTGCCATCGTTGCTGCCGTTGCCGCGGCTCCACAGTACCCGGAAATGTCGTACAACGCGTACAACATGCCACTGCCGCAGGAGCCCCGTTACGAGGAGTACAATGCTCAGCCACAATACGAGTCCCAATACCAGTACCAGCCACAGTACCAGCCACAATACCAGCCACAGTACCAGCCGCAGTACCAGCCGCAGTACCAGAGCGAACAGCTGTCCGCCGATGGTTACAAGATCGTCCCCGGTATCGTTGATGCCCGCTGTCCCCGTGGTGACGACCCTATGAAGCCGGTCCATCTGGCAGTGAACGGAAACTGTGCCAAGTTCATGAAGTGCTTCGGTGGCCGTGCCTACGAGATGGACTGCCCGGCCGGTCTGGAGTTCGGTGCCAATGTGAACCGTTGCGACTATCCTGCCCTTGCCCAGTGTTCCCGCTACTAACTCGTAACGATTGCATGAATGATCGCGTAAATGACCCTAGTGGTGTGATGCCACAGAAGTTGAGGGCATTTATTGAATAAACTATCTGGTTTTTGCTCTGAAATCTCCTCTAAAATCTATTTGTTTCTCTGAATCGAATCCAATCTGCTTAGTATAGCAATGGATCATTGCTGCATCACTCAACAGGTTCGACAACCTTTTAACATCCTTTTGGACGTCTTTCTGtctggactttgtccaaaactacCAAATTCTTCTTTGCCGTGTTCAGGAGGAAGAGATGTACGATGAACTTTCTATCGTACTAGATAAATCCGAGGATTCATACGTTTTGAAGCAGCAAATCACTCTGTGATGTATCAAGTACGAAATGATTACACTTCAATACATTTTGTAATGGTAGTTTTAACTATATTCCACTGTAACATGTATTAGAGAAGTTCTTGAATAATAACAGAATGTCTAAAAGAAATGCTAGACACATGACCGATGCAATAGTTAAAGACTTTCTTCATATAAATGTAACTATCTTCTAGGTCGTGTCTGCCATAACTTGCTTGATAACTTTAGTTTTATCATGTCTCTGAGTAGTCCTTCCTTGCTTTTGGTGGAACGATCCGGATAGAATTTTAAACCAGCCCTATGCATTGAAGACTCTAGATGTATGAGATCATAGATAGGATTCCGTTCTTGACTTCTTTGCTGCAATCAGCAATTCTCTTTGCTCGACTCGATAGAGAACATCGCCATGTtctcataaataaatattacaaaGATATTCATGGCCACGTGGTCCTAGATTCCCGAAGCTAAGTGAGTGTTTGCAACTAGCAAAGATTTTCTAACTTGTACGAAGCACGATCGTTTTATTTACTTGGTGTGAATTAAGCTCACTGGTGGTTGCACCCGGCTAGTGCCGGATAGTCGCATCGATTGTTCTTCGCATCGAACTCCAGACCGGCCGGGCAGTCCATCTCGTAGGCACGACCTCCGAAACACTTCATGAACTTGCTGCAGTTGCCCGTGCGTGTGAGATGGATCGGTTTCATCGGATCATCCGTGCGGGGGCACCGAGCATCAACGACACTGACGGCCGGTTTGTACTGTGGGACCGGCTCTTCAACGCGCTGTTCCTGGAGATCGTCCCAGGTGGGACGATTGATTACGAGCTGCTCCAAAGGCATTTCGAAACCGTACTTAGCCTGCTGCAATTGAACCCGTCCGTCAACCGAACAACGGACCAGATAGTCGTAGTCACAGCTGTGTTGCTCCGTATCGTACTCCAATCCCTCCGGACAGCGCATTTCGTACGCCATACCGGACGAACAGACCAGGAAACGGTTGCAATCAGTCGCGTGCGTCAGATATACCGTCTTGGCTGGATCGTCGATCCGGGGACAACGAGGATCGCGGCTTGCCAGCACCTTAGCTTCCAGCCCTGTCACCAGCAACAGAGTGACCACAATAGTCACGGAAATacctgcaaaaaaaatctgccTGTCCATCACAATCACTTTGAAAGGGAGGCTAAAATTAAACATCACTTTACCTtgcattttattctttttcgcTCACACTTCACACAGTTTGCTTAACCACCATAAAACTAGACGGTAATGCGTGAAGCAAACATGCTACAGGACGTCTTATATAGCGACAGTTTGCACATGTTGTTCTACTTTGTCGCAAAAGTTCTACCTATACCCCCGCCCCATTCTGAACGACATTAGCGCACATGAAACGAACCGTAAACGGACAACGGACCGTTGAAGTTGATGTATCAATTAGCAGAACATTTTCTCAGTGTGTCAAACCATTTATTGAGCTAGCTACCGTATACCGTATTTCTATACCGACCTACTAACTAAGCTTTTATCTACTGGCGTGAGAGCTTTGAGGAAGATACATTATCTTATCGGGTTCACCAAGGCGATCACAATGTCTTCAACTCGAAGTACAAGAGAATTGAATTTGCACA
The Anopheles moucheti chromosome 2, idAnoMoucSN_F20_07, whole genome shotgun sequence genome window above contains:
- the LOC128300374 gene encoding adhesive plaque matrix protein-like codes for the protein MNVATPITLVVIVYLVTILDATYLDRPLWVVDKGRQQSPPYANEESHLGQFQAGNKQPWIVPEPYYPQRFGPTNQEWMENQQHPQEAPNAALLVREERPPLDSFIPSQGNDGWNLPDTARMNQQQQQHYKKPLISLKPQAHSEPERYEVDGKQGWNWDPKPENSQPNNYQPQFQTQAQYQPYKTDSYQSNPEVQAKPENAQSNNYQPQIQTPEKYQLYWTDLYQPNSEVEAKPDNSQLNNYQPQVQTPEMYQPYRTDLNQPEVEVKPDNSQPNNYQPQFQTQEKYQPYRTNLYQPKPEVEVRSDNLQLNNYQPQFQPQAQYQPYRTEFYQPKPEVEVQPETPQLNNYQPQFQTPEKYQLFRTDLYQPNPEVEVKPDNSQLNNYQPQVQTPDKYLTFRTEFYQPKPEVEVRPDNAQPNNYQLSQFQIPEMYQPYRTEFYQPKPEVEAKPDNSQLNNYQLQFQTPEMYQPYRTDLYIPKPEVEVQPDTPQLNNYQPQFQTPEKFQLYRMDWSQPEIETKPETPQLNSYQSQFEAQEKYQPYRTDLYQPKPEVEVKPDQPQFQTPEKYQPFRTDLNQPKPEAEIHMPSNQLKPETNQPNVEPNVEPFSSNPEYVQQNSSPTRPQEVQQSFNPYPSRPVVELYQPSPSFVEPANQQPTQQPSKPAEMPNKVREPTNQPEDRVDQTPLSNTGYYPLKSQESWYSYQQNPTEGLQTSVQQVGSDTRVGESQSIYSLPSQQDDREPIVVKLKPFDPPAQQQEIRIPSQPRPNHPMEQIPEEPMYQQNRLPSTAWETPYKPQQAPVMPKPQPQQRPPVVEPMYNQRPQTYYGTNDDDDEEVVGKYEKLIMRFDARCPRDDDPAKPVHLPSATSCVKFQKCFNGIAYEMSCPSGLEFDAKNNRCDYPARARCSV
- the LOC128300382 gene encoding uncharacterized protein LOC128300382; the protein is MKAIIALCLIAGVSARYAYNNQYEIGIPQNYYASQQYNGYYSNGQYNNAQYNNGQYNREQYNREQHSNVQTGPTEAIPDSRCPRTDDLKHPVHLPYAGDCSKFLKCTGGMGFAMSCPGGLEFSARTNRCDYPAVAQCSVEPSE
- the LOC128300392 gene encoding peritrophin-1-like; the encoded protein is MKVFVVVAAIVAAVAAAPQYPEMSYNAYNMPLPQEPRYEEYNAQPQYESQYQYQPQYQPQYQPQYQPQYQPQYQSEQLSADGYKIVPGIVDARCPRGDDPMKPVHLAVNGNCAKFMKCFGGRAYEMDCPAGLEFGANVNRCDYPALAQCSRY
- the LOC128300401 gene encoding peritrophin-1-like; amino-acid sequence: MQGLEAKVLASRDPRCPRIDDPAKTVYLTHATDCNRFLVCSSGMAYEMRCPEGLEYDTEQHSCDYDYLVRCSVDGRVQLQQAKYGFEMPLEQLVINRPTWDDLQEQRVEEPVPQYKPAVSVVDARCPRTDDPMKPIHLTRTGNCSKFMKCFGGRAYEMDCPAGLEFDAKNNRCDYPALAGCNHQ